A window of the Teredinibacter franksiae genome harbors these coding sequences:
- a CDS encoding VOC family protein, protein MNEHEKLNYVEFPAQDLTATKAFFSEVFGWAFTDYGPEYTAFDFQGLHGGFYAAETASSTANGSALLVFYSANLEVTQDKVEQAGGGIVKPIFSFPGGQRFHFCEPSGNELAVWSDK, encoded by the coding sequence ATGAACGAACACGAAAAGCTCAATTATGTTGAATTCCCCGCCCAAGATTTGACCGCAACCAAGGCCTTTTTCTCCGAAGTATTTGGCTGGGCGTTTACCGACTACGGCCCGGAATACACAGCCTTCGATTTTCAAGGGCTTCACGGAGGCTTTTATGCGGCGGAGACAGCTTCCTCTACAGCGAACGGCAGTGCCCTGTTGGTTTTCTATAGCGCCAATCTGGAGGTCACTCAGGATAAGGTCGAACAGGCTGGCGGGGGTATTGTAAAACCCATATTCAGCTTCCCTGGAGGCCAGCGCTTTCACTTTTGCGAACCCAGCGGCAACGAGTTGGCCGTATGGTCTGACAAGTAA
- the pckA gene encoding phosphoenolpyruvate carboxykinase (ATP) — MAVKIDLSKYGICDVKEIVYNPSYDQLFKEETNPDLEGFERGVVTESGAVAVQTGIFTGRSPKDKFIVYDDVSKEHLWWDSDIAHNDNKPITPEAWADLKKLVVEELSAKRLFVVDTFCGANEDTRMKVRFIMEVAWQAHFVSNMFIRPSDAELEAYGEPDFVVMNGSKTSNPNWKKHGMNSEVFTVFNMTEKMQVIGGTWYGGEMKKGMFAMMNYYLPLKHMASMHCSANVGEQGDVAIFFGLSGTGKTTLSTDPKRQLIGDDEHGWDNNGIFNFEGGCYAKTINLDPESEPDIYKAIRRDALLENVTVDANGKVDYDDGSVTENTRVSYPIDHIENIVPPPSRAGHAKKVIFLTADAFGVLPPVSKLSPEQTKYHFLSGFTAKLAGTERGITEPTPTFSACFGKAFLTLHPVKYGEELVARMEAAGATAYLVNTGWNGTGKRISIKDTRGIIDAILDGSVDKAETKSIPVFNLEVPTSLPGVDDSILDPRDTYEDVAGWNDKAAKLAGLFVKNFEKFTDNDEGKALVAAGPQQAKSAEVA, encoded by the coding sequence GTGACGTTAAGGAAATCGTCTACAACCCTTCTTACGATCAACTATTTAAAGAAGAGACGAATCCCGACCTCGAAGGTTTTGAACGAGGTGTCGTTACAGAGTCCGGAGCCGTCGCTGTACAGACGGGCATTTTTACCGGGCGCTCGCCAAAAGATAAATTCATAGTTTACGATGATGTTAGTAAAGAGCACCTATGGTGGGATTCTGACATTGCACACAATGATAATAAGCCTATTACGCCTGAAGCTTGGGCAGACCTAAAAAAACTCGTTGTTGAAGAACTTTCCGCTAAGCGTCTATTTGTCGTAGATACTTTCTGCGGTGCCAACGAAGATACCCGCATGAAAGTGCGCTTCATTATGGAGGTCGCCTGGCAGGCACACTTTGTCAGTAATATGTTTATTCGCCCCTCTGACGCTGAGCTGGAAGCTTATGGTGAGCCAGACTTCGTTGTCATGAACGGCTCCAAAACATCGAATCCAAATTGGAAAAAACACGGCATGAACTCTGAAGTTTTCACCGTGTTTAATATGACTGAAAAAATGCAGGTGATTGGTGGTACTTGGTACGGTGGCGAAATGAAAAAAGGCATGTTCGCCATGATGAATTATTACCTGCCACTTAAGCATATGGCGTCTATGCACTGTTCGGCCAATGTCGGAGAGCAAGGCGATGTTGCAATTTTCTTTGGCCTGTCTGGCACCGGTAAAACAACGCTTTCTACTGATCCAAAGCGCCAGTTAATTGGCGACGACGAGCATGGTTGGGACAACAACGGTATATTTAACTTTGAAGGCGGCTGTTACGCCAAAACCATTAACCTCGACCCAGAGAGCGAGCCCGATATCTATAAGGCTATCAGGCGTGATGCCTTGCTCGAAAATGTGACTGTGGATGCAAACGGTAAAGTAGATTACGACGACGGCTCAGTTACTGAGAACACTCGTGTATCTTACCCAATCGATCATATCGAAAATATTGTGCCACCACCTTCACGCGCAGGGCATGCCAAGAAAGTTATTTTCTTAACCGCTGATGCGTTTGGCGTATTGCCTCCTGTGTCGAAGTTGAGCCCAGAGCAAACCAAATATCACTTTCTTTCGGGGTTCACGGCGAAGTTGGCCGGTACGGAGCGCGGTATTACTGAGCCTACACCGACGTTCTCAGCCTGTTTCGGTAAAGCCTTCCTGACTTTACACCCTGTTAAGTATGGGGAGGAGCTGGTTGCTCGTATGGAGGCTGCAGGTGCAACGGCTTACCTCGTCAATACTGGCTGGAATGGTACCGGTAAGCGCATATCCATCAAGGATACTCGCGGTATAATCGATGCGATTCTGGATGGCAGTGTTGACAAAGCTGAGACAAAATCAATTCCGGTATTCAATTTGGAAGTGCCAACCTCACTGCCTGGCGTAGACGACAGCATTCTCGACCCTCGCGACACCTATGAAGATGTTGCCGGATGGAATGATAAAGCGGCAAAACTGGCAGGCTTGTTTGTCAAGAATTTTGAAAAGTTCACCGACAATGATGAAGGTAAGGCCCTTGTGGCCGCAGGCCCTCAACAGGCGAAGTCTGCTGAAGTGGCATAG